The window TCGAAGCCGCACCGCCGACGAGCACCGAACCGCGGTCGTACCGCCTGTCGCTGAGAGGCGCGGGGTGGTCGCGTGCTGGCGGCGCCGGGGGGACGGCGTCGGCGCCGCTCTCAGCTCGGCTGCACGACCACCAGGGCGATCGGGCGGCTCGTCTTGCGCTGGTACTGCTCGTACCGCCCGCGGTTGCGGTCGTTGACGAGCGTCCAGAGTCGCTGGTAGTCGACGTCGGCCGGCTCGACGACCCGCGCCCGACCGACCAGCTGCCGCCGCCCGACCCGGAGCGCGACCGTCGGGTGGTCGCGGACGTTGTGCAGCCAGCCCGGCGGGCGGTCCGCGCCACCGTTCGACGCGACGAGCACGAGGTCATCGCCGTCGTGGGCGTACACCAGCGCGACCGTGCGCTCCCGTCCGGAGTGGCGCCCGGTCGTCCGCA of the Acidimicrobiia bacterium genome contains:
- a CDS encoding nitroreductase/quinone reductase family protein; this encodes MGLLEATQRAFLRFHQGVYERSGGRVGHRMIGVPSLLLRTTGRHSGRERTVALVYAHDGDDLVLVASNGGADRPPGWLHNVRDHPTVALRVGRRQLVGRARVVEPADVDYQRLWTLVNDRNRGRYEQYQRKTSRPIALVVVQPS